A portion of the Streptomyces platensis genome contains these proteins:
- a CDS encoding ABC transporter ATP-binding protein, translating into MTETTDDQNKKIPLQKGAETSADASADAPSAAEPLLRVRGLVRHFPITKGLLKRQVGAVQAVDGIDFDVRPGETLGVVGESGCGKSTMGRLITRLDEPTGGSIEFQGQDITHLSQGRLRPMRRDVQMIFQDPYGSLNPRHTIGGIVSTPFRLQGVEPEGGVKKEVQRLLELVGLSPEHYNRYPHEFSGGQRQRIGIARALALKPKLVVADEPVSALDVSIQAQVVNLMDDLQEELGLTYVIIAHDLSVIRHVSDRIAVMYLGKIVELADRKALYESPMHPYTKALLSAVPVPDPKRRTQRDRILLKGDVPSPINPPSGCRFRTRCWKATEVCATTEPPLVTLRTGHQVACHHPENAPDPAPAAGASGGAGQEPTGK; encoded by the coding sequence GTGACCGAGACGACTGACGACCAGAACAAGAAGATCCCGCTCCAGAAGGGGGCGGAGACCTCCGCCGACGCCTCCGCCGACGCCCCCTCCGCCGCCGAGCCCCTGCTCAGGGTCCGCGGTCTGGTCCGGCACTTCCCGATCACCAAGGGCCTGCTCAAGCGGCAGGTCGGCGCGGTGCAGGCGGTCGACGGCATCGACTTCGACGTACGGCCCGGGGAAACCCTCGGCGTCGTCGGCGAGTCCGGCTGCGGCAAGTCGACGATGGGCCGCCTGATCACCCGGCTCGACGAACCGACCGGCGGCTCCATCGAGTTCCAGGGCCAGGACATCACGCATCTGTCCCAGGGCCGGCTGCGGCCGATGCGCCGGGACGTGCAGATGATCTTCCAGGATCCGTACGGTTCGCTGAATCCGCGGCACACCATCGGCGGGATCGTCTCCACCCCCTTCCGCCTCCAGGGCGTCGAGCCCGAGGGCGGGGTGAAGAAGGAGGTGCAGCGGCTGCTGGAGCTGGTGGGCCTGAGCCCGGAGCACTACAACCGCTATCCGCACGAGTTCTCCGGCGGTCAGCGGCAGCGCATCGGCATCGCCCGGGCGCTGGCGCTCAAGCCCAAGCTGGTGGTCGCCGACGAGCCGGTCTCCGCGCTGGACGTGTCGATCCAGGCCCAGGTCGTCAACCTCATGGACGACCTCCAGGAGGAGCTGGGCCTGACGTACGTCATCATCGCCCACGACCTCTCGGTCATCCGGCATGTGTCGGACCGGATCGCGGTGATGTACCTCGGCAAGATCGTGGAACTGGCCGACCGCAAGGCGCTGTACGAGTCGCCGATGCACCCGTACACCAAGGCGCTGCTGTCCGCCGTCCCGGTGCCCGATCCCAAGCGGCGTACCCAGCGCGACCGGATCCTGCTCAAGGGCGATGTGCCGTCGCCGATCAACCCGCCGTCCGGCTGCCGGTTCCGTACCCGCTGCTGGAAGGCGACCGAGGTGTGCGCCACCACCGAGCCGCCGCTGGTCACGCTGCGAACCGGTCACCAGGTGGCCTGCCACCACCCCGAGAACGCACCCGACCCGGCGCCGGCCGCCGGGGCGTCCGGCGGGGCCGGTCAGGAGCCAACCGGTAAGTAA
- a CDS encoding M1 family metallopeptidase: MALSRSVRRTSRWLALATAVASAASIAAAPGASPGAPGVGDSYFPRLGNGGFDALHYDLGVSYQPNSGRLDGRTTLTARATKNLSAFDLDLQKLTVDSVRVNGRRAHFARSGDEITVRPDFPLRHGRKFTVTVAYHGVPKPLSGPIVFGSEYGWMKTKDGVFVGCEPNAASTWFPSSDHPGDKATYDIRIDAPKGLTGVSNGRLVGSGERHGRSWAHWREKRPMATYLATATIGKFDVRTGTTPGGIPIYVATDPTLPTGRVDVYGLTAEATDYWSTVFGPYPFEETGAIVDDMPQAGFSLEVQSKPVYSGVRSESTIVHELAHQWFGDSVSVKKWQNIWLNEGFATYAQWLWSEHRGTRSAHDAFRAAYAGAPADSAFWKVKVADPQRDTMFADAVYERGAMTLQVLRERIGDKAFFKLLPAWTARHRYGNAETSQFIALAEKISGQQLDDLFDTWLNTDSKPALPE, encoded by the coding sequence ATGGCACTCTCCCGTTCTGTGCGTCGCACCTCCCGCTGGCTCGCCCTGGCCACCGCCGTGGCCTCGGCCGCCTCCATCGCCGCCGCTCCCGGCGCCTCCCCCGGCGCCCCCGGCGTCGGTGATTCCTACTTCCCCCGCCTGGGCAACGGCGGCTTCGACGCCCTGCATTACGACCTCGGCGTCAGTTATCAGCCCAACAGCGGCCGGCTCGACGGCCGGACGACACTCACCGCCCGCGCCACCAAGAACCTCTCCGCCTTCGACCTCGATCTCCAGAAGCTGACGGTCGACAGCGTGCGGGTGAACGGCCGGCGGGCCCACTTCGCCAGATCCGGTGACGAGATAACCGTCCGCCCCGACTTCCCGCTGCGCCACGGCAGGAAGTTCACCGTCACCGTCGCCTACCACGGTGTCCCCAAGCCGCTGAGCGGCCCGATCGTCTTCGGCTCCGAGTACGGCTGGATGAAGACCAAGGACGGGGTCTTCGTCGGCTGCGAGCCGAACGCCGCCTCGACGTGGTTCCCCTCCAGCGACCACCCGGGCGACAAGGCGACCTACGACATCCGCATCGACGCCCCCAAGGGCCTGACCGGCGTCTCCAACGGGCGGCTCGTCGGCTCCGGGGAGCGGCACGGCCGGTCCTGGGCCCACTGGCGCGAGAAGCGCCCCATGGCGACCTACCTCGCCACCGCCACCATCGGGAAGTTCGACGTCCGTACGGGCACCACGCCCGGCGGCATCCCCATCTACGTCGCCACCGACCCCACGCTGCCCACCGGCAGGGTCGACGTCTACGGCCTCACCGCCGAGGCCACCGACTACTGGTCGACGGTCTTCGGCCCGTACCCCTTCGAGGAGACCGGCGCCATCGTCGACGACATGCCGCAGGCCGGCTTCTCCCTGGAGGTGCAGTCCAAGCCGGTCTACTCGGGCGTGCGCAGCGAGTCGACCATCGTCCACGAGCTGGCGCACCAGTGGTTCGGCGACTCGGTCTCGGTGAAGAAGTGGCAGAACATCTGGCTCAACGAGGGCTTCGCCACGTACGCGCAGTGGCTGTGGAGCGAGCACCGCGGCACCCGCAGCGCCCATGACGCCTTCCGTGCGGCGTACGCCGGCGCCCCGGCCGACAGCGCCTTCTGGAAGGTGAAGGTCGCCGATCCGCAGCGGGACACCATGTTCGCCGACGCGGTCTACGAACGCGGCGCGATGACGCTTCAGGTGCTGCGGGAGCGGATCGGCGACAAGGCGTTCTTCAAGCTGCTGCCGGCCTGGACCGCCCGCCACCGCTACGGCAACGCGGAGACCTCCCAGTTCATCGCGCTCGCCGAGAAGATCTCCGGGCAGCAGCTGGACGACCTCTTCGACACCTGGCTGAACACGGACAGCAAGCCGGCGCTGCCCGAGTAG
- a CDS encoding trimeric intracellular cation channel family protein — MLHVLYLVGVAAFAASGVLAAYRANMDPFGGLVLAFAASISGGTLRDLILDRRPLYWTHDWVLLTVIICVGVGTMIYLRFWQLPHKSLLVVDAIGLSVVTVIGARAAIDAGATPLAVIILAVLTGVAGEVIRDVLCGEFPPLLLREDVYAIAALAGACCYLLLYNLGTGATPAAGISAGVVFGLRMGAVYLGLHLPRPQQLRPRGGRPDAD, encoded by the coding sequence ATGCTTCACGTCCTCTACCTGGTGGGTGTCGCGGCCTTCGCGGCGAGCGGGGTGCTGGCCGCCTATCGCGCCAACATGGACCCCTTCGGCGGGCTGGTGCTCGCCTTCGCCGCGTCCATCTCCGGCGGCACGCTGCGCGATCTCATCCTCGACCGGCGCCCGCTGTACTGGACGCACGACTGGGTACTGCTCACCGTGATCATCTGTGTCGGCGTCGGCACCATGATCTATCTGCGGTTCTGGCAGCTGCCGCACAAGTCGCTGCTGGTGGTCGACGCGATCGGACTGTCCGTGGTCACGGTCATCGGGGCCCGCGCCGCGATCGACGCGGGCGCCACCCCGCTCGCAGTGATCATCCTGGCGGTGCTGACCGGGGTCGCCGGTGAGGTCATCCGCGATGTGCTGTGCGGGGAGTTCCCGCCGCTGCTGCTGCGGGAGGACGTCTACGCGATCGCCGCGCTGGCCGGCGCCTGCTGCTATCTGCTGCTGTACAACCTCGGCACCGGAGCCACCCCCGCCGCCGGGATCTCGGCGGGGGTGGTCTTCGGACTGCGGATGGGTGCGGTCTACCTCGGGCTGCATCTGCCGCGGCCGCAGCAGCTGCGCCCCCGGGGCGGCCGGCCGGACGCCGACTGA
- a CDS encoding thioesterase family protein — MALATHRTSEFDRDTAVTRRAPGVYDAHLSAGWTIIQAVNGGYLLALMGRALGDALPHPDPMSVTAHYLTASVPGPAVIRTEVVRTGRTMSTGTATLVQFAEDGSEVERLRVLAAYGDLGALPDDVRTTAKPPAIPPYEHCLCTDSAPDGRPAIPGSTAIAERLALRLDPATAGWAVGAPSGKGEMRAWFGLADGREPDPLSLLLTVDALPPTAFEMGLSGWVPTVELTAHIRRRPAPGPLRVAITTRNLAGGFLEEDAEVWDSEDRLVAQSRQLARAVLQD; from the coding sequence ATGGCTCTGGCGACCCACCGCACCAGCGAGTTCGACCGCGATACGGCGGTCACCCGCCGCGCACCCGGCGTCTATGACGCCCACCTCTCCGCCGGCTGGACGATCATCCAGGCGGTCAACGGCGGCTACCTCCTCGCCCTCATGGGCCGCGCCCTGGGTGACGCCCTCCCGCACCCCGACCCGATGTCGGTCACCGCGCACTACCTGACCGCCTCGGTCCCGGGCCCCGCGGTGATCCGCACCGAAGTGGTCCGCACCGGCCGCACGATGTCGACCGGCACCGCCACCCTCGTCCAGTTCGCGGAGGACGGCAGCGAGGTCGAGCGGCTGCGCGTGCTGGCCGCGTACGGCGACCTCGGCGCGCTGCCCGACGACGTCCGCACCACCGCCAAACCCCCGGCCATCCCGCCGTACGAGCACTGCCTGTGCACGGACAGCGCCCCCGACGGCCGTCCCGCGATCCCCGGCAGCACCGCCATCGCCGAGCGCCTCGCCCTCCGGCTGGACCCGGCGACCGCGGGCTGGGCCGTCGGCGCCCCCTCCGGCAAGGGCGAGATGCGCGCCTGGTTCGGCCTGGCCGACGGTCGCGAACCCGACCCGCTGTCCCTCCTGCTGACCGTCGACGCGCTGCCGCCCACCGCCTTCGAGATGGGCCTGTCCGGCTGGGTCCCCACCGTCGAACTGACCGCCCACATCCGCCGCCGCCCGGCCCCCGGCCCGCTGCGGGTCGCCATCACCACCCGCAACCTCGCCGGCGGCTTCCTGGAGGAGGACGCCGAGGTCTGGGATTCCGAGGACCGACTCGTCGCCCAGTCCCGGCAGTTGGCGCGCGCGGTGCTCCAGGACTAG
- a CDS encoding CU044_2847 family protein, which yields MGDVALRIDEATVVWLRAEEPAATGRPGPHEHSGAQPPPEGDRRQQPGTDGELELPEEFGSAQPVSVDSRVARALTRGGEALEEALRPLGGVLGQIHRSIAAGSHRPDEVTVEFGVTLGSDLSLGVFSGKGDASFKVSATWNLGQGTGEPGGTAP from the coding sequence ATGGGGGATGTGGCTCTCAGAATCGATGAGGCGACCGTCGTGTGGCTGCGGGCCGAGGAGCCGGCCGCCACCGGCCGGCCGGGCCCGCACGAACACTCCGGCGCACAACCGCCGCCCGAAGGTGACCGACGGCAGCAGCCCGGCACCGACGGTGAGTTGGAGCTGCCCGAGGAGTTCGGCTCCGCCCAGCCGGTCAGTGTCGACAGCCGGGTGGCCCGGGCGCTGACCCGCGGCGGGGAGGCCCTCGAAGAGGCCCTGCGGCCGCTCGGCGGCGTCCTCGGCCAGATTCACCGCTCGATCGCCGCCGGCAGCCACCGCCCCGACGAGGTCACCGTGGAGTTCGGGGTCACCCTCGGCTCCGATCTGAGCCTCGGGGTGTTCTCCGGCAAGGGAGACGCGAGCTTCAAGGTCTCGGCCACCTGGAATCTCGGCCAGGGCACGGGGGAACCCGGCGGGACGGCCCCGTGA
- a CDS encoding trypsin-like peptidase domain-containing protein has protein sequence MSAGAGPDTPLQQSFASVRHGDHAIGAGVLVAERLVLTCAHVVNSALGRDRFAQEPPGPGDTVTLRLPHVAAGRDLAARVLREMWVPPRATAAGSAPVEPGRVPYHGDLAVLELTGAAPDGAEPAPFLQHNYANETIALWASGNPLPTVRAVPRVSAPPWIALDVLGGAQVTEGFSGGPLWDRERQAVVGLVAAVHRAPDGAAPGARPTTMYAISVPAIEAELPTLPPSAVPTARRGVQQLLTALERVLKGREAVLACEERLAARLGRPSAGPAADLERLVGLAVSVRRGIPELLDLVRDHEPPVADPYDPHARPGLYGAREDWERLRRAARTVRPAECLTTRQRRDLSGLLAHCTRTDPRTLLERVLPHAPELPAVTGLADAMDALEGFSSTTGAPVPPLLQGVVRISVDERAAGVYPAEDLDAWVERVAARSGVDEAAVCQFRADVTAAAAPVRTPVPVRPATGTPAALAPRVQVELLPTATGRRFTYQIWTFADRQPHRLALVRDAEAGSEQVVDDIRRVLRTEVREDPETALVEYFLPSAWLGLDVDSWESPDSDEDGPFAPGITRRVVVRTTERSRESYAGWKQRTAALPHAKRLVLDHRHTDRKVARAQLEVHRDAGTVIVCCEPHHHGTLLRQCVQAGVHTVLWHRAEHGEHIAQDLLALVDGTDHAEVPEAVRLERARAMAEPDRDTHHGRRLSLLYDAPDHRPPQLAPDAWVLTQP, from the coding sequence GTGAGCGCAGGCGCAGGCCCGGACACCCCGCTCCAGCAGTCCTTCGCCTCCGTACGCCATGGCGACCATGCCATCGGCGCGGGCGTGCTGGTCGCCGAACGGCTCGTACTGACCTGCGCCCATGTCGTCAACAGCGCACTGGGCAGGGACCGTTTCGCCCAGGAGCCCCCCGGACCCGGCGACACCGTCACCCTCCGGCTGCCCCATGTCGCGGCCGGGCGCGACCTGGCCGCCCGGGTCTTACGGGAGATGTGGGTGCCGCCGCGGGCCACGGCGGCCGGGAGTGCGCCCGTCGAGCCCGGCCGGGTGCCGTACCACGGCGATCTCGCCGTCCTGGAGCTGACCGGCGCCGCACCCGACGGCGCCGAACCGGCCCCGTTCCTCCAGCACAACTACGCCAACGAGACCATCGCCTTATGGGCCAGCGGCAATCCGCTGCCCACGGTGCGCGCCGTGCCCCGGGTCTCCGCGCCGCCCTGGATCGCGCTGGACGTGCTCGGCGGTGCGCAGGTCACCGAGGGCTTCAGCGGCGGGCCGCTGTGGGACCGCGAGCGGCAGGCCGTGGTCGGCCTGGTCGCGGCCGTGCACCGGGCCCCGGACGGGGCCGCCCCCGGGGCCCGGCCGACGACGATGTACGCCATCAGCGTCCCCGCCATCGAGGCCGAACTCCCCACCCTGCCGCCCTCGGCGGTGCCCACCGCCCGCCGCGGGGTCCAGCAGCTGCTCACCGCGCTGGAGCGGGTACTGAAGGGCCGCGAGGCGGTGCTCGCCTGTGAGGAGCGGCTCGCCGCCCGGCTCGGCAGGCCCTCCGCGGGCCCGGCCGCCGACCTGGAACGGCTGGTCGGCCTGGCGGTCAGCGTCCGCCGCGGTATCCCCGAACTCCTCGACCTGGTACGGGACCACGAGCCGCCGGTCGCCGACCCGTACGACCCGCACGCCCGGCCCGGCCTCTACGGTGCCCGCGAGGACTGGGAGCGCCTGCGCCGCGCCGCCCGTACGGTCCGCCCCGCCGAATGCCTGACCACCCGCCAACGCCGCGACCTCTCCGGCCTGTTGGCGCACTGCACCCGCACCGATCCCCGCACCCTCCTGGAACGTGTCCTGCCGCACGCCCCGGAACTGCCCGCCGTCACCGGCCTGGCCGACGCGATGGACGCCCTGGAGGGCTTCAGCTCCACCACCGGGGCGCCGGTGCCGCCGCTGCTCCAGGGCGTGGTGCGGATCAGCGTCGACGAACGCGCGGCCGGGGTGTACCCGGCCGAGGACCTCGACGCGTGGGTCGAGCGCGTCGCCGCCCGGTCGGGCGTCGACGAAGCGGCGGTCTGCCAGTTCCGCGCCGATGTCACGGCCGCCGCGGCCCCGGTCCGCACCCCGGTCCCCGTCCGGCCGGCCACCGGCACCCCGGCGGCCCTCGCCCCCCGCGTCCAGGTGGAGCTGCTGCCCACCGCGACCGGACGCCGCTTCACCTACCAGATCTGGACCTTCGCCGACCGCCAGCCGCACCGGCTCGCACTGGTCCGCGATGCCGAGGCGGGCAGTGAGCAGGTGGTCGACGACATCCGCCGGGTGCTGCGCACCGAGGTCCGGGAAGACCCGGAGACCGCCCTGGTGGAGTACTTCCTGCCGTCCGCCTGGCTCGGTCTGGACGTCGACTCCTGGGAATCGCCCGACAGCGACGAGGACGGGCCGTTCGCGCCCGGGATCACCCGGCGGGTGGTGGTGCGCACCACGGAGCGCTCCCGGGAGAGCTACGCCGGCTGGAAACAGCGAACCGCCGCCCTGCCGCACGCCAAACGCCTGGTCCTCGACCACCGGCACACCGACCGCAAGGTCGCCCGCGCACAACTGGAGGTGCACCGCGATGCCGGCACGGTCATCGTGTGCTGCGAACCGCACCACCACGGCACGCTGTTGCGGCAGTGCGTCCAGGCGGGCGTCCACACCGTGCTGTGGCACCGCGCCGAACACGGCGAGCACATCGCCCAGGACCTGCTGGCCCTGGTCGACGGCACCGACCACGCCGAGGTACCCGAAGCGGTGCGCCTGGAACGGGCCAGGGCGATGGCCGAGCCGGACCGCGACACCCACCACGGCCGCCGGCTGTCCCTGCTCTACGACGCGCCCGACCACCGTCCCCCACAACTCGCCCCGGACGCCTGGGTGCTGACCCAGCCCTGA
- a CDS encoding AAA family ATPase: MTGQSAAGAHDDPAAAPEDWWVFRGPSPLPAPPPWRHLPAGRGETPRAPYLLERNEISVINAALHLHRPLLVTGRPGAGKSSLARAVAEELGLGDVLRWSVNSRSTLQDALYRYDAVGRLREASLRREREAPHGSARRPRVRRATGAGDIGQYLRLGPLGSALAAGRPRVLLVDELDKADIDLPNDLLVVLEEGEFEIPELARLPEHQQEVQVLLSGSRERVAVHRGVVRCTHFPIVVMTSNGERDFPPAFLRRCVRLDLPEPTGDRLRKIIEHNLGEQAVAAAEDLIEVFHQRAKTQTLATDQLLAAVHLRISGADLTKEELLAAVLHRLDESMSP, encoded by the coding sequence GTGACCGGACAGAGCGCAGCAGGCGCACACGACGACCCGGCGGCGGCGCCGGAGGACTGGTGGGTGTTCCGCGGCCCGTCACCGCTGCCTGCCCCGCCGCCCTGGCGCCACCTGCCCGCCGGCCGAGGGGAGACGCCCCGGGCGCCGTACCTCCTGGAGCGCAACGAGATCTCCGTCATCAACGCCGCCCTGCATCTGCACCGGCCGCTGCTGGTCACCGGCCGCCCCGGCGCCGGCAAGAGCTCGCTGGCCCGCGCCGTCGCCGAGGAACTGGGGCTCGGTGACGTCCTGCGCTGGTCGGTCAACAGCCGCTCCACGCTCCAGGACGCCCTCTACCGCTACGACGCCGTGGGCCGCCTCCGGGAGGCCTCGCTGCGCCGGGAGCGCGAGGCCCCGCACGGCTCCGCGCGCCGCCCCCGGGTCCGGCGCGCCACCGGGGCCGGCGACATCGGCCAGTACCTGCGCCTCGGCCCGCTCGGCAGCGCCCTGGCGGCCGGCCGCCCCCGGGTCCTGCTCGTCGACGAACTCGACAAGGCCGATATCGACCTGCCCAACGACCTGCTGGTGGTGCTGGAGGAGGGCGAGTTCGAGATCCCGGAACTGGCCCGGCTGCCCGAGCACCAACAGGAGGTCCAGGTACTGCTGAGCGGAAGCCGGGAGCGGGTCGCGGTCCACCGCGGCGTGGTCCGCTGCACCCACTTCCCGATCGTCGTGATGACCAGCAACGGCGAACGGGACTTCCCGCCCGCCTTCCTGCGCCGCTGCGTACGGCTGGATCTGCCGGAGCCGACCGGCGACCGGCTGCGGAAGATCATCGAACACAACCTGGGGGAGCAGGCGGTCGCCGCCGCGGAGGACCTCATCGAGGTCTTCCACCAGCGCGCGAAGACCCAGACCCTGGCCACCGACCAGCTGCTGGCCGCCGTCCATCTGCGCATCAGCGGCGCCGACCTCACCAAGGAAGAGCTCCTCGCCGCCGTACTGCACCGCCTCGACGAGTCCATGTCGCCATGA